In Shouchella patagoniensis, the following are encoded in one genomic region:
- a CDS encoding prepilin peptidase, with protein sequence MSVLFTMHVYLFTIGTVIGSYLLVAAKRTPLLASIFGRSSCLFCKRKLGSVDLVPILSYVCLSGKCRTCKNKIPIIYPLTEFVCGVLFLTASLLIGARPQLAIALFLISLLILVTLTDIMRMVIPNDVLIVFAIPLLTLRFIFVPIELNGYLLGAGLLLLIILICASIKNQLGGGDVKLFILLAIVVGIKPLLYIIALSSLLALLYVLHSLLAKKIKKDTHIPFAPFISIAALIVYFTIHVV encoded by the coding sequence ATGAGTGTGTTGTTTACGATGCATGTTTACCTTTTTACGATTGGAACCGTCATTGGTTCATATTTACTTGTGGCGGCAAAACGAACCCCATTACTAGCTAGTATTTTTGGAAGGTCCTCTTGTTTATTCTGTAAAAGAAAGCTTGGTTCAGTGGATTTAGTACCCATTTTGTCTTATGTATGTTTGAGTGGGAAATGTAGAACATGTAAAAATAAAATTCCGATTATTTACCCGTTAACAGAATTTGTTTGTGGTGTTCTCTTTCTTACCGCATCGCTCCTCATAGGAGCACGACCACAACTTGCCATTGCCCTTTTTCTAATTTCTTTGCTCATCCTCGTTACACTTACAGACATTATGCGAATGGTCATCCCAAATGATGTGTTAATTGTCTTTGCAATACCATTGCTTACGTTAAGGTTTATTTTTGTACCAATTGAACTTAATGGATATTTGCTTGGGGCAGGCTTGCTCTTATTAATTATTCTTATCTGTGCAAGTATTAAGAATCAATTAGGTGGAGGCGACGTTAAGCTATTCATTCTATTAGCGATTGTTGTTGGTATTAAACCTCTCCTTTATATCATTGCACTATCGTCGTTATTAGCTCTCCTCTATGTATTACACTCACTCCTTGCTAAAAAAATAAAAAAAGATACACACATTCCTTTTGCTCCATTTATTAGTATTGCAGCTTTAATTGTCTATTTTACAATTCATGTGGTCTAA